The Petropleomorpha daqingensis genome includes a window with the following:
- a CDS encoding sugar phosphate isomerase/epimerase family protein, with product MTIERGVSLYSYQEEYFLRQMSLEDCIAASAKFGANGIELIPEQMIPGFPHLSDAFVDDWFSWMEQYGTTPVATDLFLDTKRHPGRWLTLEEQVASVHRDIDIAVRLGARIIRAIINTPPEVMEGAAPYAEEKGVRLLLEVHAPFHYEHPWILEHLEVMHRTGSPALGLMPDMGTFVKRFPRVVSERALREGADPTLVDYIVKTYDDHGDTHALADIVNYRHGGPVEFGLARQATHYIWSDPRTMLPHMPLIGHIQAKFYEMTDDGTEFSIPYDEIVPVLVEGGFDGYLSSEYEGNRHIQDAFPVDSVEQVRRQHALFARLLGEDA from the coding sequence ATGACCATCGAGCGGGGCGTCAGCCTCTACTCGTACCAGGAGGAGTACTTCCTCCGGCAGATGTCGCTCGAGGACTGCATCGCCGCCTCGGCGAAGTTCGGTGCCAACGGCATCGAACTGATCCCCGAGCAGATGATCCCCGGCTTCCCGCACCTGTCCGACGCCTTCGTCGACGACTGGTTCTCGTGGATGGAGCAGTACGGGACGACGCCGGTCGCCACCGACCTGTTCCTCGACACCAAGCGCCACCCCGGCCGCTGGCTGACCCTCGAGGAGCAGGTCGCCTCGGTGCACCGCGACATCGACATCGCTGTGCGGCTGGGCGCCCGCATCATCCGGGCGATCATCAACACCCCGCCCGAGGTCATGGAGGGCGCGGCGCCCTACGCCGAGGAGAAGGGCGTCCGGCTTCTGCTGGAGGTGCACGCGCCCTTCCACTACGAGCACCCGTGGATCCTCGAGCACCTCGAGGTCATGCACCGGACCGGTTCGCCGGCCCTGGGCCTGATGCCCGACATGGGCACGTTCGTGAAGCGCTTCCCGCGGGTGGTCAGCGAGCGGGCCCTGCGCGAGGGCGCGGACCCGACGCTGGTGGACTACATCGTCAAGACCTACGACGACCACGGCGACACCCACGCGCTGGCCGACATCGTGAACTACCGGCACGGCGGCCCGGTGGAGTTCGGTCTCGCCCGCCAGGCCACCCACTACATCTGGTCCGACCCGCGGACGATGCTCCCGCACATGCCGCTGATCGGGCACATCCAGGCGAAGTTCTACGAGATGACCGACGACGGCACCGAGTTCTCGATCCCCTACGACGAGATCGTCCCGGTGCTCGTGGAGGGCGGCTTCGACGGCTACCTGTCCAGCGAGTACGAGGGCAACCGGCACATCCAGGACGCGTTCCCGGTCGACAGCGTCGAGCAGGTCCGCCGTCAGCACGCCCTGTTCGCCCGGCTCCTGGGGGAGGACGCCTGA
- a CDS encoding C-glycoside deglycosidase beta subunit domain-containing protein, producing the protein MFARHLVESATLTDDALELSVRLNWYRSLPLSCVEQLGVRLDGEALAPATLEVDGVRYGVADLAAADDRWWHVLDSALVRVPLERTPGAGRHEVEFVLGSRIPYLVAPDGSAAVIADSARAEVAR; encoded by the coding sequence GTGTTCGCCCGCCACCTCGTCGAGTCGGCCACCCTGACCGACGACGCGCTCGAGCTGTCCGTCCGGCTGAACTGGTACCGCAGCCTGCCGCTGTCCTGCGTCGAGCAGCTCGGGGTGCGGCTGGACGGCGAGGCCCTCGCCCCGGCCACGCTGGAGGTCGACGGCGTCCGCTACGGCGTCGCAGACCTGGCGGCCGCCGACGACAGGTGGTGGCACGTCCTCGACTCCGCCCTGGTCCGGGTGCCGCTGGAGCGGACGCCGGGGGCGGGCCGGCACGAGGTCGAGTTCGTCCTCGGCAGCCGGATCCCGTACCTGGTGGCCCCGGACGGCTCCGCCGCGGTCATCGCCGACAGCGCCCGTGCCGAGGTGGCCCGATGA
- a CDS encoding thioredoxin family protein, giving the protein MTGRLAVGDRAPLFELPDAHGVPVALRPDEHAASVVVFTSNGCPYARAWHDRVQQVARDLAERDVVVLQVVSNDDAEHPEDSVDGMRARVDAGELAGPFLRDADQDVVRAYGATATPEVFVIDRDGVVRYHGAPDADYDDPGLDAVWVREALDDVLAGSEVRRPTTPAAGCSIKWRVELLWWQGCPSHGQAADLLRETLAELGREDVHVVLREVRTRDDAQRLGFPGSPTFSVGRQDLFPSEAPTGLTCRLYERDGRTSPLPSAADLSERLREALARPWELPGWVDFRKPSDK; this is encoded by the coding sequence ATGACCGGACGTCTGGCGGTGGGGGATCGCGCCCCGCTGTTCGAGCTGCCCGACGCGCACGGGGTCCCCGTCGCGCTGCGGCCGGACGAGCACGCGGCGAGCGTCGTCGTCTTCACCTCGAACGGGTGTCCCTACGCCCGCGCCTGGCACGACCGCGTCCAGCAGGTCGCCCGCGACCTCGCCGAGCGCGACGTCGTCGTCCTGCAGGTGGTGAGCAACGACGACGCCGAACACCCCGAGGACTCCGTCGACGGGATGCGCGCCCGGGTCGACGCCGGCGAGCTGGCCGGGCCGTTCCTGCGCGACGCCGACCAGGACGTGGTCCGCGCCTACGGTGCGACCGCGACCCCCGAGGTGTTCGTGATCGACCGCGACGGTGTCGTGCGCTACCACGGCGCCCCCGACGCCGACTACGACGACCCGGGCCTGGACGCCGTCTGGGTGCGCGAGGCCCTCGACGACGTGCTGGCCGGCAGCGAGGTCCGCCGGCCGACGACGCCGGCCGCCGGCTGCTCGATCAAGTGGCGGGTCGAGCTGCTGTGGTGGCAGGGTTGCCCGTCCCACGGCCAGGCCGCCGACCTGCTCCGGGAGACCCTCGCCGAGCTCGGCCGGGAGGACGTCCACGTCGTCCTGCGCGAGGTGCGCACCCGCGACGACGCGCAGCGGCTCGGCTTCCCCGGTTCGCCGACCTTCTCCGTCGGCCGCCAGGACCTGTTCCCGAGCGAGGCGCCGACCGGCCTGACCTGCCGGCTCTACGAGCGCGACGGGCGCACCTCGCCGCTGCCGTCCGCGGCCGACCTCTCCGAGCGCCTCCGCGAGGCGCTCGCCCGCCCCTGGGAGCTGCCCGGCTGGGTCGACTTCCGCAAGCCGTCCGACAAGTAG
- a CDS encoding C-glycoside deglycosidase beta subunit domain-containing protein yields MFDKYIVCEEGFRARDDGRPGGVVEVRMPYYRGLGLSMVEAVDLTLDGVPVPSSRTTFTVHGNTYPFDRLPEVFDDRWEMGERAELAFETDEPLAPGEHDVAVSVRLRISYMPVPGGGRDRKLLILAGRN; encoded by the coding sequence ATGTTCGACAAGTACATCGTCTGCGAGGAGGGCTTCCGGGCCAGGGACGACGGCCGCCCCGGCGGCGTGGTCGAGGTCCGGATGCCGTACTACCGCGGCCTGGGCCTGTCGATGGTCGAGGCCGTCGACCTCACCCTCGACGGGGTCCCCGTCCCATCGTCGCGCACCACGTTCACCGTGCACGGCAACACCTATCCCTTCGACCGGCTCCCGGAGGTCTTCGACGACCGCTGGGAGATGGGGGAGCGTGCCGAGCTCGCCTTCGAGACCGACGAGCCGCTCGCCCCGGGCGAGCACGACGTCGCCGTCTCGGTGCGGCTGCGCATCTCCTACATGCCGGTGCCCGGCGGCGGCCGTGATCGCAAACTGCTCATCCTCGCAGGGAGGAACTGA
- a CDS encoding GMC oxidoreductase: MSRTFPTHVDVAIVGSGPTGAAYARILTEQARGATIALFEAGPVLTDPPGMHVKNIADLDERLVAQRRSEGVRPHTATKEEAAYSDPSKRVVRPGTSLLPEGFQEPGEDGIPAIAMSTNVGGMGAHWTCACPRPGDAERIDFVPDLDELIGEGERLLGVDRHPFDDAPYADVVRERLAAEFDRGRPEERRVQPMPLAVHRRDDGALVWSGADIVFGDVTRSNPNFALFASAPVRRVLVEDGRAVGVVVRDLTDGAEHEVRARYVVVAADALRTPQVLFASGIRPKALGRYLNDQPQMVFAVRLTDVAHTAEEQHDPRGDTAITEQSGVQWVPYTDADPFHGQVMQLDASPIPLVGDDVPAPGSIVGLGWFCGKDLQESDRVEFSDTETDDYGMPKPRIRYRLTERDHETIARARESILRAARSLGEFIGDEPLMLSGGASLHYQGTTRMGPADDGTSVCGPTSEVWGVAGLYVAGNNVIPTPIACNPTLTSVALAVGGARDIARRLATGSDTALVAASERE, from the coding sequence ATGAGCAGGACCTTCCCCACCCACGTCGACGTCGCCATCGTCGGCAGCGGGCCGACCGGCGCGGCCTACGCGCGGATCCTCACCGAGCAGGCGCGCGGCGCCACGATCGCGCTGTTCGAGGCCGGTCCGGTGCTCACCGACCCGCCCGGCATGCACGTGAAGAACATCGCCGACCTCGACGAGCGGCTGGTCGCGCAGCGCCGCTCCGAGGGCGTGCGGCCGCACACCGCGACCAAGGAGGAGGCGGCCTACTCCGACCCGTCCAAGCGGGTCGTCCGGCCGGGCACCTCGCTGCTGCCCGAGGGGTTCCAGGAGCCGGGGGAGGACGGCATCCCGGCGATCGCCATGTCGACCAACGTCGGCGGGATGGGCGCGCACTGGACCTGCGCCTGCCCGCGGCCGGGCGACGCCGAGCGGATCGACTTCGTGCCCGACCTGGACGAGCTGATCGGGGAGGGCGAGCGGCTGCTCGGCGTCGACCGGCACCCGTTCGACGACGCGCCCTACGCCGACGTGGTGCGGGAGCGGCTGGCCGCGGAGTTCGACCGCGGACGGCCCGAGGAGCGGCGGGTGCAGCCCATGCCGCTCGCCGTGCACCGGCGGGACGACGGCGCGCTCGTCTGGAGCGGCGCCGACATCGTCTTCGGCGACGTCACCCGGTCGAACCCGAACTTCGCGCTGTTCGCCTCGGCGCCGGTGCGGCGGGTGCTGGTCGAGGACGGCCGCGCGGTCGGCGTCGTCGTCCGCGACCTGACCGACGGCGCCGAGCACGAGGTGCGCGCCCGGTACGTCGTCGTGGCCGCGGACGCCCTGCGCACCCCGCAGGTGCTGTTCGCCTCCGGCATCCGCCCGAAGGCGCTGGGGCGCTACCTCAACGACCAGCCGCAGATGGTGTTCGCCGTCCGGCTGACCGACGTCGCCCACACCGCCGAGGAGCAGCACGACCCCCGGGGCGACACCGCGATCACCGAGCAGAGCGGTGTGCAGTGGGTGCCCTACACCGACGCCGACCCGTTCCACGGCCAGGTCATGCAGCTCGACGCCTCGCCGATCCCGCTCGTCGGCGACGACGTCCCGGCGCCGGGCAGCATCGTGGGCCTGGGCTGGTTCTGCGGCAAGGACCTGCAGGAGAGCGACCGCGTCGAGTTCTCCGACACCGAGACCGACGACTACGGGATGCCCAAGCCGCGGATCCGCTACCGGCTGACCGAGCGCGACCACGAGACGATCGCCCGGGCGCGCGAGTCGATCCTGCGCGCGGCCCGGTCGCTGGGCGAGTTCATCGGGGACGAGCCGCTGATGCTCTCGGGTGGCGCGTCGCTGCACTACCAGGGCACCACCCGGATGGGCCCGGCGGACGACGGCACCTCGGTGTGCGGCCCGACCAGCGAGGTCTGGGGCGTCGCCGGCCTGTACGTCGCCGGCAACAACGTGATCCCGACGCCGATCGCCTGCAACCCCACGCTCACCTCGGTCGCGCTCGCCGTCGGCGGCGCCCGGGACATCGCCCGGCGCCTGGCCACCGGGTCGGACACCGCGCTCGTCGCGGCCTCGGAAAGGGAGTGA
- a CDS encoding sugar phosphate isomerase/epimerase family protein, with protein MSAPGLGVMLFSLGGEFYRRRMSLSGCLEAVASLGPDQGIELIGAQSLRSYPDVSAAEVRDFREAVERTGVVPVSYCAYLERARSRSRALSPVAALELLEQEIATARALGFPMVRLNTATPEVLRALAPLADRTGVELVVELSKEPRTDPGTAELLEELDRLACPALGVIQDFSAFVRRVPQPFLADAAAGGAPVAALEAVTGAWAAGQPVDAAVDAVLSLDLSPAERGQAVQAAHITYALFPRGEAAGLADVLPHLRHVQAKFFALDGAGTEPCVPHAELIAILRDGGYAGRIHSEFEGFLWDDDLDAMEQLRRHQADVVRLWAA; from the coding sequence ATGAGCGCGCCCGGCCTCGGCGTGATGCTGTTCAGCCTCGGCGGCGAGTTCTACCGGCGGCGGATGTCGCTGTCCGGGTGCCTGGAGGCCGTCGCCTCGCTCGGCCCCGACCAGGGCATCGAGCTGATCGGCGCGCAGAGCCTGCGCTCCTACCCGGACGTCTCCGCCGCCGAGGTGCGGGACTTCCGGGAAGCGGTCGAGCGGACCGGCGTCGTCCCGGTCTCGTACTGCGCCTACCTGGAGCGGGCGCGCTCCCGGTCCCGCGCGCTGTCGCCGGTGGCGGCGCTCGAGCTGCTCGAGCAGGAGATCGCGACCGCCCGCGCGCTCGGCTTCCCGATGGTGCGGCTCAACACCGCGACCCCGGAGGTGCTGCGCGCACTCGCCCCGCTCGCCGACCGGACCGGCGTCGAGCTGGTCGTCGAGCTGTCGAAGGAACCGCGCACCGACCCCGGGACGGCGGAGCTGCTCGAGGAGCTCGACCGGCTGGCCTGCCCCGCGCTGGGGGTGATCCAGGACTTCAGCGCCTTCGTGCGGCGGGTGCCGCAGCCGTTCCTCGCCGACGCGGCCGCCGGCGGCGCGCCGGTCGCCGCCCTGGAGGCGGTGACCGGGGCCTGGGCGGCCGGGCAGCCCGTGGACGCCGCGGTGGACGCCGTCCTGTCGCTGGACCTCTCCCCCGCCGAACGGGGCCAGGCGGTGCAGGCCGCGCACATCACCTACGCCCTGTTCCCGCGCGGCGAGGCGGCCGGCCTGGCCGACGTCCTGCCCCACCTGCGGCACGTGCAGGCGAAGTTCTTCGCCCTCGACGGGGCCGGTACCGAGCCCTGCGTGCCCCACGCGGAGCTCATCGCGATCCTGCGCGACGGCGGCTACGCCGGACGGATCCACAGCGAGTTCGAGGGCTTCCTCTGGGACGACGACCTCGACGCCATGGAGCAGCTGCGCCGCCACCAGGCCGACGTCGTGCGCCTCTGGGCGGCCTAG
- a CDS encoding Gfo/Idh/MocA family protein, whose translation MVGVRFMGEVHSRAIRRAGGTVVAAVGSTPESSRAAAETLGAERIAESVEDLLAADDVDVVHICTPNATHAPLVRAAIAAGKHVVCEKPLAVDAGEAAELLRLAEDAGVTATVPFVYRFYPTVREARARVADGTTGPLRLLHGSYLQDWLAGADDDNWRVDAAAGGPSRAFADIGVHWCDLVEFVSGHRIVRLAAQTVIAVPSRGGRRVETEDAAVVLFETDRGAFGNVTVSQITPGRKNRLWFSVDGAEESLTFDQENPDSLWIGGREVNRQLLRGTSEGPAAARYTVLPAGHPQGYQDCFDAFVADTYAALTGEAPDGLPTFADGLRAARITDAVLESAAKQAWVEVG comes from the coding sequence GTGGTCGGAGTGCGGTTCATGGGCGAGGTCCACTCCCGGGCCATCCGGCGGGCCGGCGGCACGGTGGTCGCCGCCGTGGGCTCGACGCCGGAGTCCTCCCGCGCCGCGGCCGAGACGCTCGGCGCCGAGCGGATCGCGGAGTCGGTCGAGGACCTGCTCGCCGCCGACGACGTCGACGTCGTGCACATCTGCACCCCCAACGCCACCCACGCCCCGCTCGTGCGGGCCGCGATCGCCGCCGGCAAGCACGTCGTCTGCGAGAAACCGCTGGCCGTCGACGCGGGCGAGGCCGCGGAGCTGCTGCGGCTGGCCGAGGACGCCGGCGTCACCGCCACCGTGCCGTTCGTCTACCGCTTCTACCCGACGGTCCGCGAGGCCCGCGCCCGCGTCGCCGACGGCACGACCGGTCCGCTGCGGCTGCTGCACGGCAGCTACCTGCAGGACTGGCTCGCCGGCGCCGACGACGACAACTGGCGGGTCGACGCCGCGGCCGGAGGTCCCTCTCGCGCGTTCGCCGACATCGGCGTGCACTGGTGCGACCTGGTCGAGTTCGTCTCCGGCCACCGCATCGTGCGGCTGGCCGCGCAGACGGTCATCGCCGTCCCGTCCCGGGGCGGCCGCCGGGTGGAGACCGAGGACGCCGCCGTCGTGCTGTTCGAGACCGATCGGGGCGCCTTCGGCAACGTGACGGTCAGCCAGATCACGCCCGGCCGCAAGAACCGGCTCTGGTTCTCCGTCGACGGCGCCGAGGAGAGCCTGACCTTCGACCAGGAGAACCCCGACTCGCTCTGGATCGGCGGTCGCGAGGTCAACCGGCAGCTGCTGCGCGGCACGAGCGAGGGGCCGGCCGCCGCCCGCTACACCGTGCTCCCGGCCGGGCACCCGCAGGGCTACCAGGACTGCTTCGACGCGTTCGTCGCCGACACCTACGCCGCCCTCACCGGGGAGGCCCCGGACGGGCTGCCGACGTTCGCCGACGGGCTGCGGGCGGCACGGATCACCGACGCGGTCCTGGAGTCCGCGGCGAAGCAGGCATGGGTGGAGGTGGGCTGA
- a CDS encoding GMC oxidoreductase — protein MSRVLIIGSGPTGATYARLLIEQTSDVDVLMVEAGPVVSTPPGMNAKNIADPAEQYRARAASQGRGEHTAGAAALPGGTAAEGTITARFGTYLIGRPAEGSTGLPAAAVSANVGGQGVHWTCATPRPVASERIDFLDDLDELLDEASRLLHVTGSAFGDSPQAGAILERVGAEFAGDGVTVRPLPVAADPRADGTLRWSGTDVVLGPLAEGAHADRFELRPETLAVRLLREDDRVVGAVLRDQRTGAEEEVRADAVVVAANAFGTPQLLWNSGIRPEALGRYLTEHPLVFGIVAVREGVLPPPDRDSRLQTDPIRGVVSIAFGEGHPFHAQLMYSPVCPVPLPEGSPYRDNPAGYAMVGYGVRKFPRPEDRVTFDEGTPDENGLPGVVIAYDLTEREEAEIEAAKKFQARAAGVLGQFVEDQPRVMPPGTSLHFMGTFRMGPADDGTSVCDADSRVWGVPGLVLAGNGLIPTANSCNPTLTSVALAVRGARALATDLGATR, from the coding sequence ATGAGCCGCGTCCTGATCATCGGCAGCGGGCCCACGGGCGCCACCTACGCCCGGCTGCTGATCGAGCAGACCTCCGACGTCGACGTGCTCATGGTCGAGGCCGGCCCGGTCGTCTCCACCCCGCCCGGGATGAACGCCAAGAACATCGCCGACCCGGCCGAGCAGTACCGCGCCCGAGCGGCCTCGCAGGGCCGGGGCGAGCACACCGCGGGCGCCGCGGCGCTGCCCGGCGGTACCGCCGCCGAGGGCACGATCACCGCCCGGTTCGGCACCTACCTGATCGGCCGGCCGGCAGAAGGCTCGACCGGTCTCCCCGCCGCCGCGGTCTCCGCCAACGTCGGTGGCCAGGGGGTGCACTGGACCTGCGCGACGCCGCGGCCGGTCGCCAGCGAGCGGATCGACTTCCTCGACGACCTCGACGAGCTGCTCGACGAGGCCTCGCGGCTGCTGCACGTCACCGGCAGCGCGTTCGGCGACTCGCCGCAGGCCGGCGCGATCCTCGAGCGGGTCGGTGCGGAGTTCGCCGGCGACGGGGTCACCGTGCGTCCGCTGCCGGTGGCGGCCGACCCGCGCGCCGACGGCACGCTGCGGTGGAGCGGCACCGACGTCGTCCTCGGCCCGCTGGCCGAGGGCGCGCACGCCGACCGCTTCGAGCTGCGCCCCGAGACGCTCGCCGTCCGGCTGCTCCGCGAGGACGACCGGGTCGTCGGCGCGGTGCTCCGGGACCAGCGGACCGGGGCCGAGGAGGAGGTGCGCGCCGACGCGGTCGTCGTCGCCGCCAACGCCTTCGGCACCCCGCAGCTGCTCTGGAACTCCGGCATCCGCCCGGAGGCGCTCGGCCGGTACCTGACCGAGCACCCGCTGGTGTTCGGCATCGTCGCCGTCCGCGAGGGCGTGCTGCCGCCGCCGGACCGCGACAGCCGGCTGCAGACCGACCCGATCCGCGGTGTGGTGTCGATCGCGTTCGGCGAGGGGCACCCCTTCCACGCGCAGCTGATGTACTCCCCGGTCTGCCCGGTGCCGCTGCCCGAGGGCAGCCCGTACCGGGACAACCCGGCCGGCTACGCGATGGTCGGCTACGGGGTGCGCAAGTTCCCGCGGCCGGAGGACCGGGTGACGTTCGACGAGGGCACCCCCGACGAGAACGGCCTGCCCGGCGTGGTCATCGCCTACGACCTCACCGAGCGTGAGGAGGCCGAGATCGAGGCGGCGAAGAAGTTCCAGGCCCGGGCCGCCGGCGTGCTGGGTCAGTTCGTCGAGGACCAGCCCCGGGTGATGCCCCCGGGCACCTCTCTGCACTTCATGGGCACGTTCCGGATGGGGCCCGCCGACGACGGCACGAGCGTCTGCGACGCCGACTCGCGGGTCTGGGGCGTGCCCGGCCTCGTCCTCGCGGGCAACGGCCTGATCCCCACCGCGAACTCGTGCAACCCGACCCTCACCAGCGTCGCCCTCGCCGTGCGCGGGGCGCGGGCGCTGGCCACCGACCTCGGAGCGACCCGATGA
- a CDS encoding C-glycoside deglycosidase beta subunit domain-containing protein has product MGPLDDQVVREDSLTATPDGLDVAIYTHWYRALPLPSLAKVDLTVDGERIDPASLAVTVNGRRFCFAELAVRGEEYWFTTDPAVLHVPVETAPGRTHRVQLLLGLSIPYILTGPDRVPLVAPSWTDKTLTAAGA; this is encoded by the coding sequence GTGGGTCCCCTCGACGACCAGGTGGTGCGCGAGGACTCGCTCACCGCCACCCCCGATGGCCTGGATGTGGCGATCTACACGCACTGGTACCGGGCGCTGCCGCTGCCCTCGTTGGCCAAGGTCGACCTGACCGTGGACGGCGAGCGGATCGACCCCGCCTCGCTGGCCGTGACGGTGAACGGCCGGCGCTTCTGCTTCGCCGAACTGGCCGTGCGGGGCGAGGAGTACTGGTTCACCACCGACCCCGCCGTCCTGCACGTCCCGGTCGAGACCGCGCCGGGCCGCACCCACCGGGTGCAGCTGCTGCTGGGCTTGTCGATCCCCTACATCCTCACCGGCCCGGACCGGGTCCCGCTCGTGGCGCCGTCCTGGACCGACAAGACCCTCACCGCCGCGGGAGCCTGA
- a CDS encoding sugar phosphate isomerase/epimerase family protein, whose translation MTDTAPGLPRLGTTLFSLTLEQRKPGRDLAYLVKEVAARDLGPGLEMVAFQSLRGWPRPTAEQVREVREVIESSGLTPSCLAINNDLGLYPGRLLTDDESYEYVAVQVRGAAALGFPVTRVGVETSPGTLERLLPLAEELGVKIGVEIHAPLTIDAPPVAALKETFTRLDTPWLGFIPDMSASMRAVPEAVHDAHRAAGIAPELTALTEELWASPGLTAEKFPELEARAAEAGATPPQIGNLKMLFTMHGRMDPERWAEFFPHVVHVHGKFYGIVDGEDPSIDWPAVARVLVEQRYEGFISSEYEAHAYSDRWNVFDQIRAQHDMLKRLLESQPAVVR comes from the coding sequence ATGACCGACACCGCACCCGGCCTGCCGCGCCTGGGCACCACCCTGTTCAGCCTCACCCTCGAGCAGCGCAAGCCCGGCCGCGACCTCGCCTACCTGGTGAAGGAGGTCGCCGCCCGCGACCTCGGCCCCGGCCTGGAGATGGTTGCGTTCCAGAGCCTGCGCGGCTGGCCCCGGCCCACCGCCGAGCAGGTCCGCGAGGTCCGCGAGGTGATCGAGTCCTCCGGGCTGACGCCGTCCTGCCTGGCGATCAACAACGACCTCGGCCTGTACCCGGGCCGGCTGCTGACCGACGACGAGTCCTACGAGTACGTCGCCGTCCAGGTCCGCGGCGCCGCGGCGCTCGGCTTCCCGGTCACCCGCGTCGGCGTGGAGACCTCCCCAGGCACCCTGGAACGGCTGCTGCCGCTGGCCGAGGAGCTCGGCGTCAAGATCGGGGTGGAGATCCACGCCCCGCTGACCATCGACGCCCCGCCGGTCGCCGCGCTCAAGGAGACCTTCACCCGGCTGGACACCCCGTGGCTGGGCTTCATCCCGGACATGAGCGCGAGCATGCGGGCCGTACCGGAGGCGGTGCACGACGCGCACCGCGCCGCCGGCATCGCTCCCGAGCTCACCGCGCTGACCGAGGAGCTGTGGGCCTCGCCCGGCCTGACCGCGGAGAAGTTCCCCGAGCTGGAGGCCCGGGCCGCCGAGGCCGGCGCGACGCCGCCGCAGATCGGCAACCTCAAGATGCTGTTCACGATGCACGGCCGGATGGATCCGGAGCGCTGGGCCGAGTTCTTCCCGCACGTGGTGCACGTGCACGGCAAGTTCTACGGCATCGTCGACGGGGAGGATCCCTCCATCGACTGGCCCGCGGTCGCCCGCGTCCTGGTCGAGCAGCGCTACGAGGGGTTCATCTCCAGCGAGTACGAGGCGCACGCCTACAGCGACCGCTGGAACGTCTTCGACCAGATCCGGGCGCAGCACGACATGCTCAAGCGGCTGCTCGAGTCCCAGCCCGCGGTCGTGCGATGA
- a CDS encoding ABC transporter ATP-binding protein codes for MASITYDQIVKRYPDGTQAVSDLDLSIRDGEFLVLVGPSGCGKTTALRMAAGLEDISGGQLLIGDRVVNTVAPADRDIAMVFQNYALYPHMTVRENIAFPLACTGVAKPEIKRRVERAAEALGLTEYLHRKPKALSGGQRQRVAMGRAIVRKPQAFLMDEPLSNLDAKLRGQMRAEIRSLQREYETTTLYVTHDQVEAMTMGDRIAVLRKGVLQQLGTPEELYDSPANLFVAEFIGSPPMNVLSATVVRGSELVVGSQRITLPAGTLDAYPELAGADGRAVALGLRPESLRDAADADPSWPRLRADVELVENIPPEKLVHVRVDAEPVVTEATVEIAKDMDADDLQTLGKGTVLNARLHGTATVREGTQAEFAIAPSALHFFDPATGSAHVRVGR; via the coding sequence ATGGCGTCGATCACGTACGACCAGATCGTCAAGCGGTACCCCGACGGCACCCAGGCCGTCTCCGACCTCGACCTGTCGATCCGCGACGGCGAGTTCCTCGTGCTCGTCGGCCCGTCGGGCTGTGGCAAGACGACGGCGCTGCGCATGGCGGCCGGCCTGGAGGACATCTCCGGCGGTCAGCTGCTCATCGGCGACCGCGTGGTGAACACCGTGGCGCCGGCCGACCGCGACATCGCGATGGTCTTCCAGAACTACGCGCTCTACCCGCACATGACGGTGCGGGAGAACATCGCCTTCCCGCTGGCCTGCACCGGCGTGGCCAAGCCGGAGATCAAGAGGCGCGTCGAGCGGGCCGCCGAGGCGCTCGGGCTGACCGAGTACCTGCACCGCAAGCCCAAGGCGCTCTCCGGCGGTCAGCGGCAGCGCGTGGCGATGGGCCGGGCGATCGTCCGCAAGCCGCAGGCGTTCCTCATGGACGAGCCGCTGTCCAACCTCGACGCCAAGCTCCGCGGTCAGATGCGCGCCGAGATCCGCTCGCTGCAGCGCGAGTACGAGACCACGACGCTCTACGTCACCCACGACCAGGTCGAGGCGATGACGATGGGCGACCGCATCGCCGTCCTGCGCAAGGGCGTGCTGCAGCAGCTCGGCACCCCCGAGGAGCTGTACGACTCCCCGGCCAACCTGTTCGTCGCCGAGTTCATCGGCTCGCCGCCGATGAACGTGCTGTCCGCGACCGTCGTCCGCGGCTCGGAGCTCGTCGTCGGGTCGCAGCGGATCACGCTGCCGGCCGGCACCCTCGACGCCTACCCGGAGCTGGCCGGGGCCGACGGCCGCGCCGTCGCCCTCGGCCTGCGCCCGGAGAGCCTCCGCGACGCCGCCGACGCCGACCCGTCGTGGCCGCGGCTGCGCGCCGATGTCGAACTGGTCGAGAACATCCCGCCGGAGAAGCTGGTGCACGTGCGGGTGGACGCCGAGCCGGTCGTCACCGAGGCCACGGTGGAGATCGCCAAGGACATGGACGCAGACGACCTGCAGACGCTCGGCAAGGGCACGGTGCTCAACGCCCGGCTGCACGGGACCGCCACCGTCCGCGAGGGCACGCAGGCGGAGTTCGCGATCGCGCCGTCCGCGCTGCACTTCTTCGACCCCGCCACCGGGAGCGCGCACGTCCGGGTGGGGCGATGA